The following are encoded in a window of Fischerella sp. PCC 9605 genomic DNA:
- the ftsH gene encoding ATP-dependent zinc metalloprotease FtsH, with amino-acid sequence MPVETNNKNPIKPPRMRQFGGSLLILFTLLLLLNFIVPSFFGPRLPQVPYSEFVAQVEAGKVDRAVVGSDRIQYSIKTQTPDGKTVEQVFQTTPIAVDLDLPKILRDHNVEFAAPPPSQNGWIGTILSWVVPPLIFFGIWGFLLSRQGGGPAALTVGKSKARIYSEGNTGVKFTDVAGVDEAKAELEEIVDFLKNAGKYTRLGAKIPKGVLLVGPPGTGKTLLAKAIAGEAGVPFFSISGSEFIELFVGVGAARVRDLFEQAKQQAPCIVFIDELDALGKSRAAGGPIMGGNDEREQTLNQLLSEMDGFDANTGVIIIAATNRPEVLDPALRRPGRFDRQVVVDRPDKIGREAILKVHARNVKLANDVDLGIIAGRTPGFAGADLANLVNEAALLAARQNRQAVTMADFNEAIERVVAGLEKRSRVLNETEKKTVAYHEVGHAIVGALMPGAGKVEKISVVPRGVGALGYTIQMPEEDRFLMIEDEIRGRIAILLGGRSAEEIVFGKVSTGASDDIQKATDLAERYVTLYGMSDKLGPVAFEKIQQQFLEGYGNPRRSISPQVAEEIDREVKQIVDNAHHIALTILHENRDLLEETAQELLQKEILEGAELREKINQAKAPAELEEWLRTGKISEDRPLMQTLLV; translated from the coding sequence ATGCCTGTAGAAACTAATAACAAGAACCCAATTAAACCCCCAAGGATGCGCCAATTCGGCGGCAGCTTACTAATTCTTTTCACTCTGCTGTTACTCCTTAACTTTATCGTTCCCAGCTTTTTTGGCCCCAGACTGCCGCAAGTCCCCTACAGTGAGTTTGTTGCTCAGGTAGAAGCGGGTAAAGTAGATCGGGCGGTTGTGGGTAGCGATCGCATTCAATATTCGATCAAAACTCAAACCCCCGATGGCAAAACCGTCGAACAGGTTTTCCAGACAACACCAATCGCTGTTGACCTGGATTTACCTAAAATTCTCCGCGACCATAATGTCGAATTTGCTGCACCACCACCAAGCCAAAATGGCTGGATTGGCACTATCCTCAGCTGGGTTGTACCACCGTTAATTTTCTTTGGTATCTGGGGCTTTTTACTCAGCCGTCAGGGAGGTGGCCCTGCTGCATTAACAGTGGGTAAAAGCAAAGCTCGCATCTACTCTGAAGGTAACACTGGTGTCAAATTTACTGATGTTGCTGGTGTAGATGAAGCGAAAGCCGAATTGGAAGAAATCGTAGACTTCCTGAAAAATGCTGGTAAATACACCCGCTTGGGCGCGAAAATCCCCAAAGGTGTGCTGTTGGTGGGGCCTCCAGGAACAGGTAAAACACTCTTAGCAAAAGCGATCGCTGGCGAAGCTGGTGTTCCTTTCTTCAGCATCTCCGGTTCGGAGTTCATCGAACTGTTCGTGGGTGTAGGTGCGGCCAGGGTGCGCGACTTGTTTGAACAAGCTAAACAACAAGCGCCCTGTATCGTATTCATCGATGAATTAGATGCACTGGGTAAGTCTCGTGCTGCTGGTGGCCCGATTATGGGTGGTAACGATGAGCGCGAACAAACCCTTAACCAGTTATTAAGCGAAATGGATGGCTTTGATGCCAACACAGGCGTAATTATCATTGCCGCTACCAACCGTCCAGAAGTACTTGACCCAGCTTTGCGCCGTCCCGGACGCTTTGACCGTCAAGTTGTTGTGGATCGTCCTGATAAAATTGGTCGGGAAGCAATTCTGAAAGTTCATGCCCGTAACGTCAAATTAGCTAATGATGTAGATTTGGGCATCATCGCCGGTAGAACTCCTGGTTTTGCGGGTGCAGACTTGGCTAACCTAGTTAACGAAGCTGCATTGCTAGCTGCGCGGCAAAATCGGCAAGCGGTAACAATGGCAGATTTCAACGAAGCCATTGAGCGTGTTGTTGCTGGTTTAGAAAAACGCTCTCGCGTTCTCAATGAAACCGAGAAGAAGACTGTAGCTTATCACGAAGTTGGTCATGCGATCGTCGGTGCTTTGATGCCCGGAGCTGGTAAAGTCGAGAAAATCTCCGTTGTACCTCGGGGTGTCGGTGCTTTGGGTTACACAATTCAAATGCCCGAAGAAGACCGCTTCTTGATGATTGAAGACGAAATTCGCGGTCGCATTGCTATCTTATTGGGCGGACGTTCCGCAGAAGAAATCGTCTTTGGTAAAGTTTCTACTGGTGCTAGTGACGACATCCAGAAAGCAACTGACTTGGCAGAACGCTATGTCACCCTCTACGGTATGAGTGATAAACTCGGCCCTGTAGCATTTGAGAAGATTCAACAGCAGTTTCTTGAAGGTTACGGCAACCCGCGTCGATCCATCAGCCCGCAAGTAGCTGAGGAAATTGACCGCGAGGTGAAGCAGATAGTAGATAATGCCCATCACATTGCCTTGACTATTCTGCACGAAAATCGCGATTTGTTAGAGGAAACCGCACAAGAACTGTTGCAAAAAGAAATTCTCGAAGGCGCAGAACTACGCGAGAAAATCAACCAAGCCAAAGCACCAGCTGAGTTGGAAGAATGGTTGCGAACGGGCAAGATATCAGAAGATCGGCCCTTGATGCAAACATTGCTGGTGTAA
- a CDS encoding DUF3574 domain-containing protein — translation MTILQKSLNSLILTSLLFISPADTNTIVRTQSSPASTSYSSQRTLTKDELYFGLSKPGGKTVSEVEWQLFLNRVITPRFQDGLTVMDGYGQYLNRNGKLTREKTKLVILIYENSPTKNSQIEEVIASYKQKFQQESVLRVTSSVKLSF, via the coding sequence ATGACTATTCTGCAAAAAAGTTTAAATAGCCTAATTCTCACAAGTTTACTTTTTATCAGTCCTGCCGATACAAACACTATTGTTCGCACCCAATCGTCCCCAGCATCCACTTCTTACTCAAGCCAAAGAACTCTTACCAAAGATGAGTTGTACTTTGGTTTATCCAAACCTGGAGGGAAGACGGTTTCTGAGGTTGAGTGGCAACTATTTTTGAATCGTGTGATTACACCCCGCTTTCAAGATGGACTAACTGTGATGGATGGCTACGGGCAGTATCTCAACCGAAATGGCAAACTCACCAGGGAAAAGACTAAACTAGTCATTCTGATTTACGAAAATAGCCCAACTAAAAATTCTCAAATTGAAGAGGTGATCGCAAGTTATAAGCAAAAATTTCAGCAAGAATCTGTTTTGCGAGTAACTAGCAGTGTCAAATTATCTTTTTGA
- a CDS encoding ATP-binding cassette domain-containing protein, which yields MPQEIAVEFRNVTFSRNHRPLVSNLNFSISRGEALVLLGRSGSGKTTTMKLINRLFTPTQGEVLFNDTPTTAWDEIKLRRKIGYVIQETGLFPHFTVERNVGLVPNLEGWKPKQIKSRVHELLQLVGLEPQKFAQRYPHELSGGQRQRVGVARALAADPPVLLMDEPFGALDPITRLELQQEFKRLQQELGKTVVFVTHDIQEAFVLASRIGLMHEGELVVLETPKEFVRSQHPEALAFLQCLKSFTL from the coding sequence ATGCCCCAAGAGATTGCTGTCGAATTTCGCAATGTCACCTTTAGCCGCAACCATCGCCCATTGGTATCAAATCTTAATTTCAGCATTAGTCGGGGAGAAGCGCTAGTATTACTTGGACGCAGTGGTAGCGGTAAAACCACGACTATGAAATTAATTAACCGTCTATTCACACCTACCCAAGGCGAAGTTTTATTTAATGACACCCCTACAACCGCATGGGATGAAATTAAACTGCGGCGCAAGATTGGTTATGTCATTCAAGAAACTGGTTTATTTCCCCATTTCACTGTTGAACGCAATGTGGGTTTAGTCCCTAATTTAGAAGGTTGGAAACCCAAACAAATTAAAAGCCGCGTTCATGAACTGTTGCAGTTAGTGGGATTAGAACCACAAAAATTTGCTCAAAGATATCCCCACGAACTTTCAGGAGGGCAAAGACAACGAGTTGGTGTAGCAAGGGCACTCGCAGCCGATCCACCTGTATTATTAATGGATGAACCCTTTGGCGCACTCGATCCGATTACGCGGTTAGAACTGCAACAAGAATTTAAACGCTTACAACAGGAGTTGGGTAAGACAGTTGTTTTTGTCACTCATGATATCCAAGAAGCGTTTGTTTTGGCATCGAGAATTGGTTTAATGCATGAGGGAGAATTAGTAGTGTTGGAAACGCCGAAAGAATTTGTGCGATCGCAACATCCAGAAGCCCTGGCCTTTCTGCAATGTTTGAAATCTTTTACCCTATGA
- a CDS encoding ABC transporter permease gives MNFSDFFLIKYASDILERTLEHLLLVVISIGIATIVSIPLGILITRQKSLRQPILGIANILQTIPSLALFGLLIPVPVIGGIGTNPAIIALSLYSLLPIIRNTYVGIIGVDPAIREAGRGMGMTDRQLLLQVEIPLAMGVILAGVRVATVIAIGIATIAAAIGAGGLGELIFRGITTVNNQLILAGAIPAAVIALLADLGIGWLEKQLKI, from the coding sequence ATGAACTTCAGCGACTTTTTCCTGATCAAATACGCCTCGGACATCCTCGAACGTACCTTGGAACACTTACTGCTAGTAGTAATTTCTATTGGTATTGCCACTATTGTAAGTATACCGTTAGGCATATTAATTACCCGCCAAAAGTCACTGCGTCAACCGATTTTGGGCATTGCAAATATCCTGCAAACTATTCCCAGTTTGGCACTATTTGGCTTACTCATTCCTGTACCTGTAATTGGCGGCATTGGCACAAACCCTGCTATTATTGCCTTATCTTTGTATTCTTTATTACCCATCATTCGCAATACTTATGTTGGCATCATTGGCGTCGATCCAGCCATTCGGGAAGCTGGACGCGGGATGGGGATGACAGATAGACAATTGCTATTACAAGTAGAAATTCCCTTGGCAATGGGAGTGATTTTGGCGGGAGTGCGAGTAGCGACAGTGATTGCTATTGGCATTGCTACTATTGCAGCAGCAATTGGTGCTGGTGGTTTGGGAGAGCTGATATTTCGTGGTATTACCACGGTGAATAATCAATTAATATTAGCTGGTGCGATTCCTGCGGCAGTAATTGCCTTACTCGCTGATTTGGGTATTGGTTGGCTGGAAAAACAATTAAAAATTTAG
- a CDS encoding glycine betaine ABC transporter substrate-binding protein has product MKKFFTFCLLTFALVVVLASCQPSSNGGGDIVVASKDFTEQDILGELLAQQIEATTNLKVERKLHLGGSFVCHQALTAGQVDAYVEYTGTAFTAILKQQAISDPQAVYQRIQQAYSKQFALEVAEPLGFENTYAIIVRGDDARRLNLQTISQAAKYTPQWQGGFYYEFVEREDGLPGLSKAYELKFAKPPRLMDMGLMYRALLQGMVDIVAGNSTDAQIARLDLLVLKDDKQYFPPYEAVPIVRKETLTKYPQLRKAISQLAGRISADEMRQLNYLVEGELRDIKEVVSEFRKAKKL; this is encoded by the coding sequence ATGAAAAAATTTTTTACCTTTTGCCTTTTAACTTTTGCCTTGGTAGTTGTACTTGCGAGTTGCCAACCTTCCTCTAATGGTGGTGGTGATATTGTTGTTGCGTCGAAAGATTTTACTGAGCAAGACATCTTAGGGGAACTTTTAGCCCAGCAGATTGAAGCAACAACTAATTTGAAAGTTGAACGCAAGCTACATCTGGGAGGTTCGTTTGTCTGTCATCAGGCCCTCACCGCTGGGCAAGTGGATGCCTATGTTGAGTACACAGGAACAGCTTTTACTGCCATCCTGAAACAACAAGCAATCAGTGATCCTCAGGCTGTTTATCAACGAATACAACAAGCTTACAGCAAGCAGTTTGCCCTAGAGGTGGCTGAGCCTTTAGGCTTTGAAAATACCTACGCTATTATTGTGCGCGGAGACGATGCAAGGCGCTTAAATCTGCAAACCATTTCACAAGCAGCTAAATATACACCCCAGTGGCAAGGAGGTTTCTACTACGAGTTCGTCGAACGCGAAGATGGATTGCCTGGATTGTCAAAGGCTTACGAGCTAAAATTTGCTAAACCACCCCGCTTGATGGATATGGGGCTAATGTATCGAGCACTACTGCAAGGCATGGTAGACATAGTCGCAGGCAACTCAACTGATGCACAAATTGCCCGTTTAGATTTACTGGTGCTAAAGGACGATAAGCAATATTTTCCTCCTTATGAAGCCGTTCCAATTGTGCGAAAAGAAACATTGACAAAATATCCACAACTAAGAAAAGCTATATCCCAACTTGCTGGGCGTATTTCTGCTGACGAAATGCGGCAATTGAATTATCTAGTAGAGGGAGAGTTACGTGACATTAAAGAAGTTGTCAGTGAGTTTAGAAAAGCTAAGAAATTATAG
- a CDS encoding FecCD family ABC transporter permease has protein sequence MIKATTVSSRGLKKPPMSALFGLVLGLVILLICLVYSVTLGAAEIPLDQILTSFINFDGSYEHLVIQTVRLPRVLIAILVGSALAVSGALMQGLTRNPLADPGILGIESGAALAVVATIFIVGSSSVSILTIVAFLGAGATAILVYFLGSLGRGGATPLNLTVAGAAMTALISSLTTAILIVSQRTLEEIRFWLAGSLAGRDANILFQALPFVVIGLVVAFALGRQITTMSLGEDVAKGLGQQTALIKIITAISVILLAGSSVSLAGPIGFIGLVVPHIVRFFIKADYRWILPYSAIAGAILLLVADIAARVLLKPQELPVGVMTALIGAPFFVYLAKSKVKK, from the coding sequence ATGATAAAAGCGACCACAGTCTCATCTAGAGGATTGAAAAAGCCACCAATGTCAGCCTTATTTGGTCTGGTTCTGGGACTTGTTATCCTGCTAATTTGCTTGGTATACAGTGTCACGCTGGGTGCAGCAGAAATACCTCTAGATCAGATTTTGACATCCTTTATAAACTTTGACGGTTCCTATGAACACTTAGTCATCCAGACTGTCAGATTACCGCGCGTGCTCATTGCTATCCTTGTAGGTTCAGCGCTTGCAGTTTCTGGAGCGTTAATGCAGGGTTTGACGCGAAACCCCTTAGCAGATCCAGGGATTTTGGGTATTGAGTCGGGAGCAGCACTGGCTGTAGTTGCAACAATTTTTATTGTTGGCAGTTCATCCGTTAGTATTTTAACCATTGTGGCCTTTTTGGGTGCAGGAGCCACAGCGATATTAGTTTACTTCCTTGGTTCTCTGGGAAGAGGAGGAGCTACCCCACTGAATCTGACAGTTGCGGGTGCGGCGATGACGGCTCTGATTTCTTCTCTCACTACTGCTATCCTGATCGTCAGTCAACGAACCCTAGAAGAAATTAGATTTTGGTTAGCTGGTTCATTGGCTGGCCGCGATGCTAACATACTCTTCCAAGCGCTACCTTTCGTCGTGATTGGATTAGTAGTTGCTTTTGCCCTTGGTAGGCAGATTACTACTATGAGTCTAGGTGAAGATGTGGCCAAAGGCTTAGGTCAACAGACAGCTTTGATCAAGATCATTACTGCCATTAGCGTAATTTTACTAGCAGGAAGTTCAGTGTCTCTTGCGGGGCCAATTGGTTTTATTGGCTTAGTTGTTCCCCATATTGTGAGATTTTTTATTAAAGCCGATTATCGTTGGATCTTACCTTATTCTGCAATTGCGGGTGCAATTTTACTCCTAGTAGCAGACATTGCTGCACGTGTGTTGCTCAAACCACAGGAGTTACCTGTGGGTGTAATGACAGCACTGATTGGTGCTCCCTTTTTTGTGTATCTGGCTAAGTCAAAGGTGAAAAAATGA
- a CDS encoding FecCD family ABC transporter permease, whose protein sequence is MKLDWLVIRSQAISFRIDRRVPVILLCLAVVIVVAMVMNLGRGEYPISPLDIVKTSLGLDTGNPDHAFVIHNLRLPRTLVAFMVGVALAISGTIFQGLTHNPLADPGIIGINAGASLMAVTVIILFPSAPIYTLPLSAFAGALLMAVLIYLLAWNKGSSPIRLILMGIGLSAIASAITSLMITFGNIYDVSNALVWLAGSVYGRTSEQVFSLLPWLVIFVPMALILARHLNALNLGDDVAKSLGSRVEWQRGLLVLVGVALAAAGVATAGMIGFIGLIAPHLGRQLVGATHEGLIPTSALLGGIIVVVADLVGRTLFAPIELPCGVVTAVVGAPYFLYLLIRNRKK, encoded by the coding sequence ATGAAGTTGGATTGGCTAGTCATCCGTTCCCAGGCAATATCTTTCCGCATCGACCGACGTGTACCAGTCATACTGCTATGTTTGGCGGTAGTGATTGTAGTAGCGATGGTAATGAATTTAGGGCGGGGAGAATATCCAATTTCGCCTTTGGATATCGTCAAAACTTCATTGGGTTTGGATACGGGAAACCCAGATCATGCTTTTGTGATTCACAATCTGCGTCTGCCACGTACTCTTGTTGCTTTTATGGTGGGAGTGGCACTGGCAATTTCTGGCACTATCTTCCAAGGTCTAACACATAATCCTCTAGCTGACCCTGGTATTATTGGCATCAATGCCGGGGCGAGTCTGATGGCAGTTACAGTAATTATACTGTTTCCTTCAGCACCAATTTACACTTTGCCTCTATCAGCCTTTGCTGGTGCTTTGCTTATGGCTGTTTTAATTTACTTGCTGGCTTGGAACAAAGGTAGTTCCCCGATTCGATTAATTTTGATGGGTATTGGTTTATCTGCGATCGCCAGCGCTATAACCAGCTTGATGATTACTTTTGGGAATATTTATGACGTTAGTAATGCTTTGGTTTGGTTAGCTGGCAGTGTCTACGGGCGTACGAGTGAGCAAGTATTTTCCTTATTACCCTGGTTAGTTATTTTTGTACCAATGGCTTTGATACTGGCAAGACATTTGAATGCTCTGAACTTGGGGGATGATGTAGCAAAAAGTCTAGGTAGTCGTGTGGAGTGGCAACGTGGTTTACTAGTGCTGGTGGGTGTAGCCTTGGCTGCTGCGGGAGTCGCTACCGCCGGTATGATTGGCTTTATCGGTTTAATAGCACCTCATTTAGGACGACAGTTAGTAGGTGCAACCCATGAAGGTTTAATTCCTACCTCAGCACTGTTGGGGGGAATAATTGTTGTTGTAGCAGACTTGGTGGGACGGACGCTGTTTGCACCGATTGAACTTCCTTGTGGGGTGGTAACTGCTGTTGTTGGCGCTCCCTATTTTCTGTATTTATTAATTCGTAACCGTAAAAAATGA
- a CDS encoding GAF domain-containing sensor histidine kinase, translating into MNINPSESTAELAQASCHNFQIGTDFHDWNNQLIGAIAQKICQSLDLDTILAQTVTEIRRFLLSDRVLIYRLESDGGGTIVAESTIAPGIPLLGKNIQDSCFSEKHVERYKRGCIQIVEDIYAAGLHPCQIDFLASLQVRANLVVPILFGQDLWGLLITQHCCQPRQWQQTEIDLLKQLATQIGIAIQNAQLHQQVQYLQSQLKLQQSEAVVRYITELIRDRLDAEEVLKRVTSELARVLQVERCQIELYNANHTIATIAHEYATIPPPCQKMTRQVANFPELYQPLLHKQPLQVGEVVRGWNPRLVVMTQLACPIFDAQAVMGNIWLTKATQKVFEEWEIQLVQQVANQCAIAIRQARLYQLAQTQVSELEKLENLKHEFLRSLSHELRTPITSISLAVQTLEAIINQETVLDTELVSQLLQILHNECERESKLINDLLMLTYLEAEAETLTVIVIDIKTWLPPIIESFRELTTCQQQQLILHIADELPLLETDITDLERIMTELLNNACKYTPAGETITVAVSATPQVVQISISNSGVQIATNELARIFDPFYRIPKHDPWKYGGSGLGLALVQKLAKHLKASIRVESTAASTTFTLLLPRAIAA; encoded by the coding sequence ATGAATATCAATCCATCGGAATCAACCGCAGAGTTAGCACAAGCATCGTGTCACAATTTCCAAATCGGTACAGATTTTCATGACTGGAATAATCAACTAATCGGAGCGATCGCTCAAAAGATTTGCCAATCTCTAGATTTAGATACGATTCTCGCTCAAACAGTAACAGAGATACGGCGATTTTTGTTGAGCGATCGCGTTTTAATTTACCGCTTAGAGTCTGATGGTGGTGGAACAATAGTTGCAGAATCAACTATTGCTCCTGGTATTCCCTTGTTGGGAAAAAATATTCAAGACTCCTGCTTTAGCGAAAAACACGTCGAACGCTACAAACGCGGTTGTATTCAAATTGTGGAAGATATTTATGCAGCCGGGCTACACCCTTGCCAGATTGATTTCCTTGCTTCTTTGCAAGTGAGGGCTAACTTGGTAGTGCCAATTTTGTTTGGGCAAGATTTATGGGGGCTGTTAATTACCCAGCACTGTTGTCAACCACGACAATGGCAGCAAACAGAAATCGACTTGCTTAAGCAGTTGGCAACCCAAATCGGCATTGCCATCCAAAATGCACAACTGCATCAGCAGGTACAGTATTTGCAAAGTCAACTTAAGTTGCAGCAGTCTGAAGCCGTGGTGCGATATATTACTGAATTAATCCGCGATCGTCTAGATGCAGAAGAGGTTTTAAAAAGAGTTACTAGTGAATTGGCACGGGTATTGCAAGTTGAGCGTTGCCAAATTGAATTATATAACGCTAACCATACCATTGCTACCATTGCCCATGAGTACGCCACCATCCCTCCCCCCTGCCAGAAAATGACGCGACAAGTTGCAAACTTCCCAGAACTATATCAACCACTATTGCACAAACAACCTTTGCAAGTAGGGGAAGTTGTGCGTGGCTGGAACCCTAGATTAGTTGTCATGACACAGCTAGCTTGTCCGATTTTCGACGCACAAGCAGTCATGGGAAATATCTGGTTAACCAAAGCAACCCAAAAAGTATTTGAGGAATGGGAAATTCAACTAGTGCAGCAGGTGGCAAATCAATGCGCGATCGCCATTCGCCAAGCTCGACTTTACCAACTAGCGCAGACACAAGTAAGTGAACTCGAAAAACTTGAGAACCTCAAACATGAATTTCTCAGATCCCTTTCCCATGAACTGCGAACGCCAATCACTAGTATCAGCCTTGCCGTCCAAACTCTGGAAGCAATTATCAATCAAGAAACAGTATTAGATACAGAATTAGTATCGCAACTGTTGCAGATTCTACACAACGAGTGTGAACGAGAAAGCAAGTTAATTAACGATTTGCTCATGCTCACCTATCTAGAAGCCGAAGCTGAAACTTTGACTGTAATCGTAATTGACATCAAAACCTGGCTTCCTCCCATTATCGAGTCTTTTCGAGAACTCACTACTTGTCAGCAGCAGCAGTTAATTTTGCATATCGCCGATGAACTCCCGCTCTTAGAAACAGATATTACTGATTTAGAACGTATTATGACTGAGTTGCTTAATAATGCCTGCAAGTATACACCAGCGGGTGAGACTATTACTGTTGCCGTTTCTGCAACCCCTCAAGTCGTGCAGATTAGCATCAGTAATTCTGGAGTTCAAATTGCTACTAATGAACTGGCACGCATTTTCGATCCCTTTTACCGTATTCCCAAGCATGACCCTTGGAAATATGGTGGTAGCGGGTTGGGATTGGCATTAGTGCAGAAACTGGCTAAACATTTAAAAGCTTCAATTCGTGTCGAAAGCACAGCAGCTTCTACTACTTTCACCCTACTCTTACCAAGAGCGATCGCCGCATGA
- a CDS encoding peptidoglycan-binding domain-containing protein: METIVYLHLASVYEASESTGVVPVRVNYKFFTNLNWQKLSSGAAMRFFSIALTLAVLNIAGQALALERGDSGPEVANVQRCLQRLGYYNGPVNGRFGPLTESAVRQFQRAKGIDAIGLVGPQTQQALQAGCHSKSNVLKVGSRGPAVTRLQQNLQTLGFYDGPITGYFGQETRRAVIRFQQYAGLRADGIAGASTLQAIRADFSAKPNNGYGGDLDSEVDNYPNALNEGDAGPEVLQLQRSLSQLGYFRANPTGNFGYVTKDAVVRFQRDYGLTPNGIVDARTWTAISSASGNGNSAIVNPTPINPTPVHSTNANYGCSPTSGYICLGETSQRVVAIQQSLLEQGFFRGEVTGYYGVATRDAVVQFQRAVGLNPTGFVDFQTWQALGLSNNGTPVVTHPVAKNRYVVIVPIRDSETLDEVRQYVPEAFAAKSKLGSYVNAGAFPDRSQAEKHSRFLRDRGFDARVEYF, encoded by the coding sequence ATGGAAACCATTGTATATCTTCATCTTGCTTCTGTTTACGAAGCATCTGAAAGCACTGGTGTTGTTCCTGTCCGAGTTAATTATAAATTTTTTACTAACTTGAATTGGCAGAAGTTATCCAGTGGTGCAGCGATGCGGTTTTTTTCTATAGCATTGACTTTGGCAGTTTTAAATATAGCAGGCCAAGCATTAGCACTTGAGAGAGGTGATAGCGGCCCTGAAGTTGCGAACGTCCAGAGATGTTTGCAAAGGTTAGGTTACTACAATGGCCCAGTGAATGGTAGGTTCGGCCCTTTAACTGAAAGTGCCGTGAGACAATTTCAACGTGCGAAGGGAATTGATGCTATTGGCCTGGTAGGGCCGCAAACTCAACAAGCACTACAAGCAGGCTGTCACAGCAAAAGCAATGTTCTCAAAGTCGGTAGCAGAGGGCCAGCAGTTACACGGCTGCAACAAAATTTACAGACTTTAGGGTTTTATGATGGCCCGATCACCGGCTATTTTGGTCAAGAAACGCGGCGGGCAGTGATTAGATTCCAGCAATATGCTGGATTGCGTGCTGATGGTATTGCTGGTGCTAGCACATTACAAGCAATACGTGCTGACTTCAGTGCAAAACCAAATAATGGTTATGGCGGTGATCTTGATAGCGAGGTTGATAACTATCCCAATGCCCTCAACGAAGGTGACGCAGGGCCTGAAGTATTACAACTGCAAAGAAGTTTGTCGCAGTTGGGTTATTTTCGAGCCAACCCCACTGGTAATTTTGGTTATGTTACTAAAGATGCTGTAGTGCGCTTCCAGCGAGATTACGGACTAACACCCAATGGCATTGTCGATGCACGAACCTGGACAGCAATATCCAGTGCTTCAGGAAATGGAAACTCTGCAATTGTAAATCCAACACCTATAAATCCAACACCTGTACATTCTACAAATGCAAATTATGGTTGTTCGCCAACTAGTGGTTATATCTGTCTGGGTGAAACCAGTCAGCGAGTGGTAGCCATACAACAAAGTCTACTAGAGCAAGGATTCTTCAGAGGGGAGGTTACAGGCTACTATGGTGTAGCAACTAGAGATGCTGTGGTGCAATTTCAGCGAGCTGTAGGACTGAACCCGACTGGATTTGTAGATTTTCAAACTTGGCAAGCCTTAGGATTGAGTAATAATGGCACTCCTGTAGTAACACATCCTGTTGCCAAGAATCGCTATGTAGTAATCGTGCCAATTCGCGATTCTGAGACTCTCGACGAAGTTCGCCAGTATGTACCCGAAGCTTTTGCAGCTAAATCCAAATTGGGAAGTTATGTGAATGCAGGAGCATTTCCCGATCGCTCTCAAGCCGAAAAGCACTCTCGATTTTTACGCGATCGCGGTTTTGATGCACGGGTAGAATACTTTTAA
- a CDS encoding DUF1349 domain-containing protein, with amino-acid sequence MKWYNEPPTWEHQESIITVTSGAKTDFWRRTHYCVRDNGHFYYQEVTGDFTTKVKIIGKYQNSSDHAGLMIRVDEKTWLKSGVEFVNNMQYISAVVTRNDSEWSVVPLGKNPDWLWLRLQRRGSTVEVQYSLDGKEYNILKTTDLTEKETVQVGLVCACPEDDGFQVTFEDFQIETMNSQLEGAKL; translated from the coding sequence ATGAAATGGTATAATGAGCCACCTACGTGGGAACATCAAGAGAGTATTATCACCGTTACTTCCGGAGCAAAAACAGATTTTTGGCGTAGAACTCATTACTGCGTTCGTGACAACGGTCACTTTTATTATCAAGAAGTTACAGGTGATTTTACTACCAAAGTCAAAATTATCGGCAAGTATCAAAATTCATCTGACCACGCAGGATTAATGATTCGTGTGGATGAGAAAACCTGGTTAAAATCTGGTGTTGAATTTGTCAACAACATGCAGTATATCAGTGCAGTTGTCACGCGCAATGATTCTGAATGGTCAGTTGTGCCATTAGGAAAAAATCCTGATTGGTTGTGGTTGCGTTTGCAGCGAAGAGGTAGCACTGTAGAAGTGCAATATTCACTGGATGGTAAAGAATACAACATACTGAAGACTACAGACTTGACTGAGAAAGAAACAGTGCAGGTAGGATTGGTATGTGCATGTCCAGAAGACGATGGTTTCCAAGTGACTTTTGAGGATTTTCAGATTGAAACTATGAACAGTCAATTAGAAGGGGCGAAGCTGTGA